One window of Desulfobacterales bacterium genomic DNA carries:
- a CDS encoding O-antigen ligase family protein, which translates to MRPNILLVCFIALSLIASFLISQFSSSIVIIIALVAAIFVISFINVEWGLYILIFSMLLSPELNVAETSGGSLQRGVTLRFEDFLLVIIGFSWFARTAVDKEIGLFLKTPLNKPIFIYILACLVPTGIGILAGTVDAKTGPLFVLKYIEYFIVYFMVVNHLKSSDQVKRFVFCLLLTCFITSAIGILQIPTGERVSAPFEGEIGEPNTFGGYLLLLGSMTAGLLLKSESARSKQLYLFLIIAIIPAFLFTQSRTSYLGLVATCFAFAMLSKHRIIITGFLTLALLSSPLFLPQEVKDRVLYTFTQPEEAGQVQIGDVQLDTSTSARIASLQKLLSDWPKKPIIGYGVTGYNFLDAQYPRVLIETGLLGLMAFLYLVFSVLKMAIDCMKTVKIPYYKGLALGFLAGYVGLLVHAIGANTFIIVRIMEPFWFIAGIIAVLPTLERQHQEQAQEQESPAPRLATVR; encoded by the coding sequence GTGCGACCCAATATCCTACTGGTCTGCTTTATTGCTCTGTCCCTCATTGCGAGTTTTCTGATCTCGCAATTTTCGTCTTCTATTGTCATCATCATAGCTCTCGTGGCTGCTATATTTGTTATTTCTTTTATCAATGTTGAGTGGGGTCTGTATATCCTGATATTTTCAATGCTGTTGAGCCCGGAACTCAACGTCGCTGAGACTTCCGGTGGATCATTGCAGAGGGGTGTTACGCTGCGGTTCGAAGATTTTTTGCTGGTTATCATTGGTTTTAGCTGGTTTGCCAGAACTGCCGTCGACAAAGAAATCGGTCTCTTCCTAAAAACACCATTGAATAAACCCATATTCATTTACATACTTGCCTGTCTGGTGCCGACAGGCATTGGCATTTTAGCGGGAACAGTGGATGCTAAAACCGGGCCTTTATTTGTATTAAAGTACATCGAATATTTTATTGTTTATTTTATGGTGGTCAATCATCTAAAGAGCAGCGATCAGGTAAAACGCTTTGTTTTTTGCCTTTTGCTGACCTGCTTTATTACATCCGCTATTGGAATTCTTCAAATTCCGACTGGAGAGCGTGTCAGTGCCCCGTTTGAAGGCGAAATCGGTGAGCCCAATACCTTTGGCGGCTATCTTTTGTTATTGGGTTCAATGACGGCTGGCCTATTGCTAAAGTCAGAAAGCGCAAGGTCTAAACAGTTGTATCTGTTTTTGATTATCGCGATCATACCCGCTTTTCTGTTTACCCAATCCCGTACTTCATATCTGGGTTTAGTTGCGACATGTTTTGCTTTTGCAATGCTTAGCAAACATCGCATCATTATTACGGGATTTTTAACTCTGGCTCTTCTATCAAGTCCATTGTTTCTTCCCCAGGAAGTTAAGGATCGCGTACTTTATACATTTACACAACCCGAGGAAGCCGGTCAGGTCCAGATCGGGGATGTCCAGCTGGATACATCGACATCTGCCAGAATAGCAAGTTTACAAAAGCTTCTGTCAGACTGGCCCAAGAAACCGATAATTGGTTACGGTGTTACCGGTTATAATTTCTTAGACGCTCAATATCCCCGAGTGCTTATCGAAACCGGTTTATTGGGACTAATGGCCTTCCTGTACCTTGTGTTTTCTGTTTTGAAAATGGCTATAGACTGTATGAAGACCGTAAAAATACCATACTATAAGGGGCTTGCGTTAGGATTTTTGGCTGGCTATGTTGGGCTTTTAGTCCATGCAATCGGAGCCAATACCTTCATAATTGTACGGATCATGGAGCCTTTCTGGTTTATTGCCGGCATCATCGCTGTTCTACCCACTCTGGAACGGCAGCACCAGGAGCAGGCTCAGGAACAAGAATCACCCGCTCCCAGGCTTGCCACCGTTAGATGA